A window of Gouania willdenowi chromosome 12, fGouWil2.1, whole genome shotgun sequence contains these coding sequences:
- the pbdc1 gene encoding protein PBDC1, translating into MASEDVLAALGVEGASAAAHALSLPAEAYGNDPRLEAMWAMKAYNHAEVYFNLISSVEPSFLRLTKMDDHIYSSFREMFSELDVKLLKEEDLKSEPAKERWRPFCEQFQGLVEDFNFGTLLRLNAEKDYSEENSIFATRVQFFAVEIARNREGHNNAVFTSKRTKS; encoded by the exons ATGGCGTCTGAGGACGTGTTGGCCGCTCTG ggtGTGGAGGGAGCGTCAGCAGCAGCTCATGCTCTCTCTCTTCCTGCTGAGGCTTATGGGAATGAC cctCGTCTGGAGGCCATGTGGGCCATGAAGGCCTACAACCACGCTGAGGTTTACTtcaat CTCATCTCGTCGGTGGAGCCGAGCTTCCTGCGTCTGACGAAGATGGACGACCACATTTATTCCAGTTTCAGAGAAATGTTTTCTGAGCTCGACGTGAAGCTGCTGAAGGAAGAAGATCTGAAGTCTGAGCCGGCCAAAGAg CGGTGGCGTCCATTCTGTGAGCAGTTCCAGGGGCTCGTGGAGGATTTTAATTTTGGGACGTTGCTTCGTCTCAACGCAGAAAAAGATTACAGCGAGGAAAACTCCATTTTTG CCACCAGAGTTCAGTTCTTCGCCGTTGAAATCGCCCGAAACCGTGAAGGACACAACAACGCCGTGTTCACGTCCAAGAGAACGAAGAGTTAA
- the xpo7 gene encoding exportin-7 isoform X2: MFVSSCLLQYIGLSFPLLAAGGAACWELHKREWRCMKWRKMADHVQGLAQLEILCKQLYETTDTSVRHQAEKALLEFTNSPDCLSKCQLLLERGSSSYSQLLAATCLSKLVSRTSNPLPLEQRIDIRNYVLNYLATRPKLAAFVTQALIQLYARITKLGWFDCQKDDYVFRNVIADVTRFLQDSVEHCIIGVTILSQLTNEINQADTTHPLTKHRKIASSFRDSSLFDIFTLSCNLLKQNLNLNDESQHGLLMQLLKLSYNCLNYDFIGTSTDESSDDLCTVQIPTSWRSAFLDSSTLQLFFNLYHSIPPSLSPLVLSCLVQIASVRRSLFNNAERAKFLSHLVDGVKRILANPQCLPDPNNYHEFCRLLARLKSNYQLGELVKVENYPEVIRLIANFTVTSLQHWEFAPNSVHYLLSLWQRLAASVPYVKATEPHLLETYTPEVTKAYITSRLESVHVILRDGLEDPLDDAGLVQQQLDQLSTIGRCEYEKTCALLVQLFDQAAQSYQELLQSTNSSSADVTVQEGRLTWLVYIIGAVIGGRVSFASTDEQDAMDGELVCRVLQLMNLTDSRLAQAGNERLELAMLSFFEQFRKIYIGDQVQKSSKLYRRLSEVLGLNDETMVLSVFIGKIITNLKYWGQCEPITSKTLQLLNDLSLGYSSVRKLVKLSAVQFMLNNHTSEHFSFLGVNNQSNLSDMRCRTTFYTALGRLLMVDLGEDEDQFEQFMLPLTAAFETVAQMLSTNTFNEQEAKRTLVGLVRDLRGIAFAFNAKTSFMMLFDWIYPSYLPVLQRAVELWYHDPACTTPVLKLMAELVHNRSQRLQFDVSSPNGILLFRETSKMITTYGNRILTLGEVPKDQVYGVKLKGVSVCFAMLKAVLSGNYVNFGVFRLYGDDALDNALQTFIKLLLSIPHSDLLDYPKLSQSFYSLLEVLTQDHMNFIASLEPHVVMYILSSISEGLTALDTMVCTGCCSSLDHIVTFLFKQLSRSTKKRATPMASDDRFLHIMQQHPEMIQQMLSTVLNIIIFEDCRNQWSMSRPLLGLILLNEKYFADLRNSIVNSQPPEKQQAMHLCFENLMEGIERNLLTKNRDRFTQNLSVFRREVNDSMKNSTYGVNSNDMMS; this comes from the exons GGCCTCGCCCAGCTGGAGATATTGTGTAAGCAGCTTTATGAGACCACCGACACCAGCGTCCGTCACCAGGCCGAGAAAGCTCTGCTGGAGTTCACCAACAGCCCCGACTGTCTGAGCAAGTGTCAGCTGCTGCTGGAGAGAGGCAGC TCTTCGTACTCGCAGCTTCTCGCTGCCACGTGTTTGTCCAAACTGGTTTCACGGACCAGCAACCCTCTGCCTCTAGAGCAGCGCATCGACATCC gaaaCTATGTGCTGAACTATCTGGCAACGCGGCCGAAGCTAGCGGCCTTCGTGACGCAGGCGTTGATCCAGCTTTACGCTCGAATCACCAAACTGGGCTGGTTCGACTGTCAGAAAGACGACTATGTGTTCAGGAACGTCATCGCAGACGTCACCAGATTCCTGCAG GACAGTGTGGAACATTGCATCATCGGCGTCACCATCCTGTCTCAGCTGACCAATGAGATCAACCAG GCCGATACGACACATCCCCTGACCAAACACAGAAAGATTGCGTCGTCCTTCAGAGACTCGTCGCTCTTCGACATCTTCACGTTGTCATGTAACCTCCTCAAACAG AACCTGAACCTGAACGATGAGTCCCAGCACGGCCTCTTGATGCAGTTGCTCAAACTCAGCTACAACTGCCTCAACTATGACTTCATTGGGACGTCCACGGACGAGTCGTCAGACGACCTGTGCACCGTGCAGATCCCCACGTCATGGAGATCAG cgTTCCTGGACTCTTCCACCCTGCAGCTGTTTTTCAACCTCTATCATTCCATCCCTCCATCCCTCTCTCCACTT gtgttgTCGTGTTTGGTACAGATCGCTTCAGTCCGTCGCTCTCTCTTCAATAATGCTGAGCGAGCAAAGTTTCTCTCTCACCTTGTGGATGGAGTGAAGAGGATCCTGGCAAACCCACAG TGTCTGCCCGACCCCAACAACTACCATGAGTTCTGCCGCCTGCTGGCAAGGCTGAAGAGCAACTATCAGCTGGGAGAATTGGTGAAGGTGGAGAATTACCCTGAGGTCATCAGACTCATCGCTAACTTCACCGTCACCAGCCTGCAG CACTGGGAATTTGCCCCGAACAGCGTTCACTACCTGCTGAGTCTGTGGCAGCGACTGGCAGCGTCGGTGCCATACGTTAAAGCCACTGAGCCTCACCTGCTGGAGACGTACACGCCTGAGGTCACCAAAGCCTACATCACCTCCAGGCTGGAGTCGGTCCACGTCATCCTCAG GGATGGCCTGGAGGACCCTCTGGACGACGCTGGTctggtgcagcagcagctggatCAGCTCTCCACCATCGGACGCTGCGAGTACGAGAAGACGTGCGCGCTCCTCGTGCAACTCTTCGACCAGGCAGCACAGAGCTACCAGGAACTGCTGCAGTCCACCAACTCCAGCTCTGCAGACGTCACCGTGCAGGAGG GTCGTCTCACGTGGTTGGTTTACATCATTGGTGCTGTGATCGGTGGCCGTGTGTCGTTTGCCAGCACAGATGAACAGGACGCCATGGACGGAGAGTTGGTGTGTCG TGTGCTGCAGCTGATGAACCTCACTGACTCGCGCCTCGCTCAGGCTGGAAATGAACGTCTGGAGCTCGCTATGCTCAGCTTCTTTGAGCAGTTCAGGAAGATCTACATAGGAGACCAAGTCCAGAAGTCCTCCaag CTCTATCGACGGCTCTCGGAGGTTTTGGGTCTAAACGATGAGACGATGGTGCTCAGTGTGTTCATCGGGAAAAT CATCACAAACTTGAAATATTGGGGCCAATGTGAACCAATCACATCCAAGACATTGCAGCTGCTCAACGACCTTTCCCTAGG CTACAGCAGTGTGAGGAAGCTGGTGAAGCTGAGTGCTGTTCAGTTCATGCTCAACAACCACACA AGTGAACACTTCTCCTTCCTGGGGGTCAACAATCAGTCCAATCTGAGTGACATGCGCTGTCGCACAACCTTCTACACAGCACTGGGACGACTGCTGATGGTTGACTTGG gtGAAGACGAGGACCAGTTCGAACAGTTCATGTTGCCTCTCACGGCTGCGTTTGAAACCGTTGCTCAGATGTTGAGCACGAACACGTTCAACGAGCAGGAAGCAAAG AGGACTCTGGTCGGGCTGGTTCGGGACCTCAGAGGAATTGCCTTTGCCTTCAATGCTAAAACCAGCTTCATGATGCTGTTCGACTGGAT aTACCCGTCCTACCTGCCCGTCCTGCAGCGAGCCGTGGAGCTGTGGTATCACGACCCAGCATGCACCACTCCAGTCCTCAAACTGATGGCAGAGCTCGTACACAACAG GTCTCAGAGGCTTCAGTTTGATGTTTCGTCTCCAAACGGGATTCTTTTATTCAGAGAAACCAGCAAGATGATCACAACCTACG GGAACAGAATCCTGACGCTGGGCGAGGTTCCTAAGGACCAGGTGTACGGGGTGAAACTGAAGGGTGTCAGTGTGTGCTTCGCTATGCTGAAGGCGGTGCTCAGCGGGAACTACGTCAACTTTGGCGTTTTCCGTCTAtacggcgatgacgcgctggatAACGCCCTGCAGACCTTCATCAAACTGCTGCTGTCCATCCCTCACAGTGACCTGCTG GACTACCCTAAGCTCAGTCAGTCCTTCTACTCGCTGCTCGAGGTCCTCACTCAGGATCACATGAACTTCATCGCCAGCCTGGAGCCTCACGTGGTCATGTACATCCTGTCCTCTATATCTGAGGGGCTGACGGCGCTCG acaCCATGGTGTGTACGGGCTGCTGTTCCAGTCTGGACCACATCGTTACCTTCCTGTTCAAACAGCTTTCTAGATCCACTAAGAAGAGAGCCACACCCATGGCGTCAGACGACCGCTTCCTGCACATCATGCAGCAGCACCCGGAGATGATCCAACAG atgctCTCCACAGTGTTAAACATTATCATCTTTGAGGACTGCAGGAACCAGTGGTCCATGTCCAGACCTTTACTGGGACTGATCCTCCTCAACGAGAAG TACTTTGCTGACCTGAGGAACAGTATAGTGAACAGTCAACCTCCAGAGAAGCAGCAGGCGATGCACTTATGTTTTGAGAACCTCATGGAAGGAATCGAGAGGAACCTCCTGACCAAGAACAGAGACAG gTTCACACAGAACTTGTCCGTGTTCCGGCGGGAAGTGAACGACAGCATGAAGAATTCGACATACGGCGTGAACAGCAACGACATGATGAGCTGA
- the xpo7 gene encoding exportin-7 isoform X1, whose product MFVSSCLLQYIGLSFPLLAAGGAACWELHKREWRCMKWRKMADHVQGLAQLEILCKQLYETTDTSVRHQAEKALLEFTNSPDCLSKCQLLLERGSSSYSQLLAATCLSKLVSRTSNPLPLEQRIDIRNYVLNYLATRPKLAAFVTQALIQLYARITKLGWFDCQKDDYVFRNVIADVTRFLQDSVEHCIIGVTILSQLTNEINQADTTHPLTKHRKIASSFRDSSLFDIFTLSCNLLKQASGKNLNLNDESQHGLLMQLLKLSYNCLNYDFIGTSTDESSDDLCTVQIPTSWRSAFLDSSTLQLFFNLYHSIPPSLSPLVLSCLVQIASVRRSLFNNAERAKFLSHLVDGVKRILANPQCLPDPNNYHEFCRLLARLKSNYQLGELVKVENYPEVIRLIANFTVTSLQHWEFAPNSVHYLLSLWQRLAASVPYVKATEPHLLETYTPEVTKAYITSRLESVHVILRDGLEDPLDDAGLVQQQLDQLSTIGRCEYEKTCALLVQLFDQAAQSYQELLQSTNSSSADVTVQEGRLTWLVYIIGAVIGGRVSFASTDEQDAMDGELVCRVLQLMNLTDSRLAQAGNERLELAMLSFFEQFRKIYIGDQVQKSSKLYRRLSEVLGLNDETMVLSVFIGKIITNLKYWGQCEPITSKTLQLLNDLSLGYSSVRKLVKLSAVQFMLNNHTSEHFSFLGVNNQSNLSDMRCRTTFYTALGRLLMVDLGEDEDQFEQFMLPLTAAFETVAQMLSTNTFNEQEAKRTLVGLVRDLRGIAFAFNAKTSFMMLFDWIYPSYLPVLQRAVELWYHDPACTTPVLKLMAELVHNRSQRLQFDVSSPNGILLFRETSKMITTYGNRILTLGEVPKDQVYGVKLKGVSVCFAMLKAVLSGNYVNFGVFRLYGDDALDNALQTFIKLLLSIPHSDLLDYPKLSQSFYSLLEVLTQDHMNFIASLEPHVVMYILSSISEGLTALDTMVCTGCCSSLDHIVTFLFKQLSRSTKKRATPMASDDRFLHIMQQHPEMIQQMLSTVLNIIIFEDCRNQWSMSRPLLGLILLNEKYFADLRNSIVNSQPPEKQQAMHLCFENLMEGIERNLLTKNRDRFTQNLSVFRREVNDSMKNSTYGVNSNDMMS is encoded by the exons GGCCTCGCCCAGCTGGAGATATTGTGTAAGCAGCTTTATGAGACCACCGACACCAGCGTCCGTCACCAGGCCGAGAAAGCTCTGCTGGAGTTCACCAACAGCCCCGACTGTCTGAGCAAGTGTCAGCTGCTGCTGGAGAGAGGCAGC TCTTCGTACTCGCAGCTTCTCGCTGCCACGTGTTTGTCCAAACTGGTTTCACGGACCAGCAACCCTCTGCCTCTAGAGCAGCGCATCGACATCC gaaaCTATGTGCTGAACTATCTGGCAACGCGGCCGAAGCTAGCGGCCTTCGTGACGCAGGCGTTGATCCAGCTTTACGCTCGAATCACCAAACTGGGCTGGTTCGACTGTCAGAAAGACGACTATGTGTTCAGGAACGTCATCGCAGACGTCACCAGATTCCTGCAG GACAGTGTGGAACATTGCATCATCGGCGTCACCATCCTGTCTCAGCTGACCAATGAGATCAACCAG GCCGATACGACACATCCCCTGACCAAACACAGAAAGATTGCGTCGTCCTTCAGAGACTCGTCGCTCTTCGACATCTTCACGTTGTCATGTAACCTCCTCAAACAG GCCTCTGGGAAGAACCTGAACCTGAACGATGAGTCCCAGCACGGCCTCTTGATGCAGTTGCTCAAACTCAGCTACAACTGCCTCAACTATGACTTCATTGGGACGTCCACGGACGAGTCGTCAGACGACCTGTGCACCGTGCAGATCCCCACGTCATGGAGATCAG cgTTCCTGGACTCTTCCACCCTGCAGCTGTTTTTCAACCTCTATCATTCCATCCCTCCATCCCTCTCTCCACTT gtgttgTCGTGTTTGGTACAGATCGCTTCAGTCCGTCGCTCTCTCTTCAATAATGCTGAGCGAGCAAAGTTTCTCTCTCACCTTGTGGATGGAGTGAAGAGGATCCTGGCAAACCCACAG TGTCTGCCCGACCCCAACAACTACCATGAGTTCTGCCGCCTGCTGGCAAGGCTGAAGAGCAACTATCAGCTGGGAGAATTGGTGAAGGTGGAGAATTACCCTGAGGTCATCAGACTCATCGCTAACTTCACCGTCACCAGCCTGCAG CACTGGGAATTTGCCCCGAACAGCGTTCACTACCTGCTGAGTCTGTGGCAGCGACTGGCAGCGTCGGTGCCATACGTTAAAGCCACTGAGCCTCACCTGCTGGAGACGTACACGCCTGAGGTCACCAAAGCCTACATCACCTCCAGGCTGGAGTCGGTCCACGTCATCCTCAG GGATGGCCTGGAGGACCCTCTGGACGACGCTGGTctggtgcagcagcagctggatCAGCTCTCCACCATCGGACGCTGCGAGTACGAGAAGACGTGCGCGCTCCTCGTGCAACTCTTCGACCAGGCAGCACAGAGCTACCAGGAACTGCTGCAGTCCACCAACTCCAGCTCTGCAGACGTCACCGTGCAGGAGG GTCGTCTCACGTGGTTGGTTTACATCATTGGTGCTGTGATCGGTGGCCGTGTGTCGTTTGCCAGCACAGATGAACAGGACGCCATGGACGGAGAGTTGGTGTGTCG TGTGCTGCAGCTGATGAACCTCACTGACTCGCGCCTCGCTCAGGCTGGAAATGAACGTCTGGAGCTCGCTATGCTCAGCTTCTTTGAGCAGTTCAGGAAGATCTACATAGGAGACCAAGTCCAGAAGTCCTCCaag CTCTATCGACGGCTCTCGGAGGTTTTGGGTCTAAACGATGAGACGATGGTGCTCAGTGTGTTCATCGGGAAAAT CATCACAAACTTGAAATATTGGGGCCAATGTGAACCAATCACATCCAAGACATTGCAGCTGCTCAACGACCTTTCCCTAGG CTACAGCAGTGTGAGGAAGCTGGTGAAGCTGAGTGCTGTTCAGTTCATGCTCAACAACCACACA AGTGAACACTTCTCCTTCCTGGGGGTCAACAATCAGTCCAATCTGAGTGACATGCGCTGTCGCACAACCTTCTACACAGCACTGGGACGACTGCTGATGGTTGACTTGG gtGAAGACGAGGACCAGTTCGAACAGTTCATGTTGCCTCTCACGGCTGCGTTTGAAACCGTTGCTCAGATGTTGAGCACGAACACGTTCAACGAGCAGGAAGCAAAG AGGACTCTGGTCGGGCTGGTTCGGGACCTCAGAGGAATTGCCTTTGCCTTCAATGCTAAAACCAGCTTCATGATGCTGTTCGACTGGAT aTACCCGTCCTACCTGCCCGTCCTGCAGCGAGCCGTGGAGCTGTGGTATCACGACCCAGCATGCACCACTCCAGTCCTCAAACTGATGGCAGAGCTCGTACACAACAG GTCTCAGAGGCTTCAGTTTGATGTTTCGTCTCCAAACGGGATTCTTTTATTCAGAGAAACCAGCAAGATGATCACAACCTACG GGAACAGAATCCTGACGCTGGGCGAGGTTCCTAAGGACCAGGTGTACGGGGTGAAACTGAAGGGTGTCAGTGTGTGCTTCGCTATGCTGAAGGCGGTGCTCAGCGGGAACTACGTCAACTTTGGCGTTTTCCGTCTAtacggcgatgacgcgctggatAACGCCCTGCAGACCTTCATCAAACTGCTGCTGTCCATCCCTCACAGTGACCTGCTG GACTACCCTAAGCTCAGTCAGTCCTTCTACTCGCTGCTCGAGGTCCTCACTCAGGATCACATGAACTTCATCGCCAGCCTGGAGCCTCACGTGGTCATGTACATCCTGTCCTCTATATCTGAGGGGCTGACGGCGCTCG acaCCATGGTGTGTACGGGCTGCTGTTCCAGTCTGGACCACATCGTTACCTTCCTGTTCAAACAGCTTTCTAGATCCACTAAGAAGAGAGCCACACCCATGGCGTCAGACGACCGCTTCCTGCACATCATGCAGCAGCACCCGGAGATGATCCAACAG atgctCTCCACAGTGTTAAACATTATCATCTTTGAGGACTGCAGGAACCAGTGGTCCATGTCCAGACCTTTACTGGGACTGATCCTCCTCAACGAGAAG TACTTTGCTGACCTGAGGAACAGTATAGTGAACAGTCAACCTCCAGAGAAGCAGCAGGCGATGCACTTATGTTTTGAGAACCTCATGGAAGGAATCGAGAGGAACCTCCTGACCAAGAACAGAGACAG gTTCACACAGAACTTGTCCGTGTTCCGGCGGGAAGTGAACGACAGCATGAAGAATTCGACATACGGCGTGAACAGCAACGACATGATGAGCTGA
- the xpo7 gene encoding exportin-7 isoform X3, which produces MNDAMLTSREGLAQLEILCKQLYETTDTSVRHQAEKALLEFTNSPDCLSKCQLLLERGSSSYSQLLAATCLSKLVSRTSNPLPLEQRIDIRNYVLNYLATRPKLAAFVTQALIQLYARITKLGWFDCQKDDYVFRNVIADVTRFLQDSVEHCIIGVTILSQLTNEINQADTTHPLTKHRKIASSFRDSSLFDIFTLSCNLLKQASGKNLNLNDESQHGLLMQLLKLSYNCLNYDFIGTSTDESSDDLCTVQIPTSWRSAFLDSSTLQLFFNLYHSIPPSLSPLVLSCLVQIASVRRSLFNNAERAKFLSHLVDGVKRILANPQCLPDPNNYHEFCRLLARLKSNYQLGELVKVENYPEVIRLIANFTVTSLQHWEFAPNSVHYLLSLWQRLAASVPYVKATEPHLLETYTPEVTKAYITSRLESVHVILRDGLEDPLDDAGLVQQQLDQLSTIGRCEYEKTCALLVQLFDQAAQSYQELLQSTNSSSADVTVQEGRLTWLVYIIGAVIGGRVSFASTDEQDAMDGELVCRVLQLMNLTDSRLAQAGNERLELAMLSFFEQFRKIYIGDQVQKSSKLYRRLSEVLGLNDETMVLSVFIGKIITNLKYWGQCEPITSKTLQLLNDLSLGYSSVRKLVKLSAVQFMLNNHTSEHFSFLGVNNQSNLSDMRCRTTFYTALGRLLMVDLGEDEDQFEQFMLPLTAAFETVAQMLSTNTFNEQEAKRTLVGLVRDLRGIAFAFNAKTSFMMLFDWIYPSYLPVLQRAVELWYHDPACTTPVLKLMAELVHNRSQRLQFDVSSPNGILLFRETSKMITTYGNRILTLGEVPKDQVYGVKLKGVSVCFAMLKAVLSGNYVNFGVFRLYGDDALDNALQTFIKLLLSIPHSDLLDYPKLSQSFYSLLEVLTQDHMNFIASLEPHVVMYILSSISEGLTALDTMVCTGCCSSLDHIVTFLFKQLSRSTKKRATPMASDDRFLHIMQQHPEMIQQMLSTVLNIIIFEDCRNQWSMSRPLLGLILLNEKYFADLRNSIVNSQPPEKQQAMHLCFENLMEGIERNLLTKNRDRFTQNLSVFRREVNDSMKNSTYGVNSNDMMS; this is translated from the exons ATGAATGATGCAATGCTGACCTCACGTGAG GGCCTCGCCCAGCTGGAGATATTGTGTAAGCAGCTTTATGAGACCACCGACACCAGCGTCCGTCACCAGGCCGAGAAAGCTCTGCTGGAGTTCACCAACAGCCCCGACTGTCTGAGCAAGTGTCAGCTGCTGCTGGAGAGAGGCAGC TCTTCGTACTCGCAGCTTCTCGCTGCCACGTGTTTGTCCAAACTGGTTTCACGGACCAGCAACCCTCTGCCTCTAGAGCAGCGCATCGACATCC gaaaCTATGTGCTGAACTATCTGGCAACGCGGCCGAAGCTAGCGGCCTTCGTGACGCAGGCGTTGATCCAGCTTTACGCTCGAATCACCAAACTGGGCTGGTTCGACTGTCAGAAAGACGACTATGTGTTCAGGAACGTCATCGCAGACGTCACCAGATTCCTGCAG GACAGTGTGGAACATTGCATCATCGGCGTCACCATCCTGTCTCAGCTGACCAATGAGATCAACCAG GCCGATACGACACATCCCCTGACCAAACACAGAAAGATTGCGTCGTCCTTCAGAGACTCGTCGCTCTTCGACATCTTCACGTTGTCATGTAACCTCCTCAAACAG GCCTCTGGGAAGAACCTGAACCTGAACGATGAGTCCCAGCACGGCCTCTTGATGCAGTTGCTCAAACTCAGCTACAACTGCCTCAACTATGACTTCATTGGGACGTCCACGGACGAGTCGTCAGACGACCTGTGCACCGTGCAGATCCCCACGTCATGGAGATCAG cgTTCCTGGACTCTTCCACCCTGCAGCTGTTTTTCAACCTCTATCATTCCATCCCTCCATCCCTCTCTCCACTT gtgttgTCGTGTTTGGTACAGATCGCTTCAGTCCGTCGCTCTCTCTTCAATAATGCTGAGCGAGCAAAGTTTCTCTCTCACCTTGTGGATGGAGTGAAGAGGATCCTGGCAAACCCACAG TGTCTGCCCGACCCCAACAACTACCATGAGTTCTGCCGCCTGCTGGCAAGGCTGAAGAGCAACTATCAGCTGGGAGAATTGGTGAAGGTGGAGAATTACCCTGAGGTCATCAGACTCATCGCTAACTTCACCGTCACCAGCCTGCAG CACTGGGAATTTGCCCCGAACAGCGTTCACTACCTGCTGAGTCTGTGGCAGCGACTGGCAGCGTCGGTGCCATACGTTAAAGCCACTGAGCCTCACCTGCTGGAGACGTACACGCCTGAGGTCACCAAAGCCTACATCACCTCCAGGCTGGAGTCGGTCCACGTCATCCTCAG GGATGGCCTGGAGGACCCTCTGGACGACGCTGGTctggtgcagcagcagctggatCAGCTCTCCACCATCGGACGCTGCGAGTACGAGAAGACGTGCGCGCTCCTCGTGCAACTCTTCGACCAGGCAGCACAGAGCTACCAGGAACTGCTGCAGTCCACCAACTCCAGCTCTGCAGACGTCACCGTGCAGGAGG GTCGTCTCACGTGGTTGGTTTACATCATTGGTGCTGTGATCGGTGGCCGTGTGTCGTTTGCCAGCACAGATGAACAGGACGCCATGGACGGAGAGTTGGTGTGTCG TGTGCTGCAGCTGATGAACCTCACTGACTCGCGCCTCGCTCAGGCTGGAAATGAACGTCTGGAGCTCGCTATGCTCAGCTTCTTTGAGCAGTTCAGGAAGATCTACATAGGAGACCAAGTCCAGAAGTCCTCCaag CTCTATCGACGGCTCTCGGAGGTTTTGGGTCTAAACGATGAGACGATGGTGCTCAGTGTGTTCATCGGGAAAAT CATCACAAACTTGAAATATTGGGGCCAATGTGAACCAATCACATCCAAGACATTGCAGCTGCTCAACGACCTTTCCCTAGG CTACAGCAGTGTGAGGAAGCTGGTGAAGCTGAGTGCTGTTCAGTTCATGCTCAACAACCACACA AGTGAACACTTCTCCTTCCTGGGGGTCAACAATCAGTCCAATCTGAGTGACATGCGCTGTCGCACAACCTTCTACACAGCACTGGGACGACTGCTGATGGTTGACTTGG gtGAAGACGAGGACCAGTTCGAACAGTTCATGTTGCCTCTCACGGCTGCGTTTGAAACCGTTGCTCAGATGTTGAGCACGAACACGTTCAACGAGCAGGAAGCAAAG AGGACTCTGGTCGGGCTGGTTCGGGACCTCAGAGGAATTGCCTTTGCCTTCAATGCTAAAACCAGCTTCATGATGCTGTTCGACTGGAT aTACCCGTCCTACCTGCCCGTCCTGCAGCGAGCCGTGGAGCTGTGGTATCACGACCCAGCATGCACCACTCCAGTCCTCAAACTGATGGCAGAGCTCGTACACAACAG GTCTCAGAGGCTTCAGTTTGATGTTTCGTCTCCAAACGGGATTCTTTTATTCAGAGAAACCAGCAAGATGATCACAACCTACG GGAACAGAATCCTGACGCTGGGCGAGGTTCCTAAGGACCAGGTGTACGGGGTGAAACTGAAGGGTGTCAGTGTGTGCTTCGCTATGCTGAAGGCGGTGCTCAGCGGGAACTACGTCAACTTTGGCGTTTTCCGTCTAtacggcgatgacgcgctggatAACGCCCTGCAGACCTTCATCAAACTGCTGCTGTCCATCCCTCACAGTGACCTGCTG GACTACCCTAAGCTCAGTCAGTCCTTCTACTCGCTGCTCGAGGTCCTCACTCAGGATCACATGAACTTCATCGCCAGCCTGGAGCCTCACGTGGTCATGTACATCCTGTCCTCTATATCTGAGGGGCTGACGGCGCTCG acaCCATGGTGTGTACGGGCTGCTGTTCCAGTCTGGACCACATCGTTACCTTCCTGTTCAAACAGCTTTCTAGATCCACTAAGAAGAGAGCCACACCCATGGCGTCAGACGACCGCTTCCTGCACATCATGCAGCAGCACCCGGAGATGATCCAACAG atgctCTCCACAGTGTTAAACATTATCATCTTTGAGGACTGCAGGAACCAGTGGTCCATGTCCAGACCTTTACTGGGACTGATCCTCCTCAACGAGAAG TACTTTGCTGACCTGAGGAACAGTATAGTGAACAGTCAACCTCCAGAGAAGCAGCAGGCGATGCACTTATGTTTTGAGAACCTCATGGAAGGAATCGAGAGGAACCTCCTGACCAAGAACAGAGACAG gTTCACACAGAACTTGTCCGTGTTCCGGCGGGAAGTGAACGACAGCATGAAGAATTCGACATACGGCGTGAACAGCAACGACATGATGAGCTGA